The following are encoded in a window of Streptomyces sp. Go-475 genomic DNA:
- a CDS encoding carbohydrate ABC transporter permease, whose amino-acid sequence MSASARPGWMERPRPLTQAAKALALAAVVLLVCVPFLVIVSTSLASTQEVVDNGGWVLWPTEPSLDAYRDIFDGGIVTHALGVSAGVTIVGTLLSLACTVTLAYALSRPGVLGGKPVLLLVLFTFLFPPGMIPSFLLVKELGLLDSYASLVLPVLVNVFNLVVLRGFFQSIPEELYEAARLDGAGDWRVLVSVVLPLSKAALAVVGLFYAVAYWNSWFYASLYLESDHWPLQQVLRTYVVAGAGLTDATTGEATVTAPQTVQMAVLVIATVPILLVYPFLQKYFTKGVLTGAIKS is encoded by the coding sequence GTGAGCGCGTCAGCCCGCCCCGGCTGGATGGAGAGGCCCCGGCCGCTCACCCAGGCCGCGAAGGCCCTCGCCCTGGCCGCCGTCGTGCTGCTGGTCTGCGTGCCGTTCCTGGTGATCGTGTCGACGTCCCTGGCCTCCACGCAGGAGGTCGTCGACAACGGCGGCTGGGTGCTGTGGCCCACGGAACCCTCCCTCGACGCCTACCGCGACATCTTCGACGGCGGCATCGTCACCCACGCCCTCGGCGTCAGCGCCGGTGTCACGATCGTGGGCACCCTGCTCAGCCTCGCCTGCACGGTGACCCTGGCCTACGCGCTGTCCCGCCCCGGCGTCCTCGGCGGCAAGCCCGTCCTGCTGCTGGTGCTGTTCACGTTCCTCTTCCCGCCCGGCATGATCCCGAGCTTCCTGCTCGTCAAGGAACTCGGCCTGCTCGACTCGTACGCCTCGCTCGTGCTGCCCGTCCTGGTCAACGTGTTCAACCTGGTCGTCCTGCGCGGCTTCTTCCAGTCCATCCCCGAGGAGCTGTACGAGGCGGCCCGGCTGGACGGGGCGGGGGACTGGCGGGTGCTGGTGTCGGTGGTGCTGCCGCTGTCCAAGGCCGCACTCGCCGTCGTCGGCCTGTTCTACGCCGTCGCCTACTGGAACTCCTGGTTCTACGCCTCGCTGTACCTGGAGAGCGACCACTGGCCCCTCCAGCAGGTGCTGCGCACCTATGTGGTGGCGGGCGCCGGGCTCACCGACGCGACCACCGGCGAGGCCACCGTCACCGCTCCGCAGACCGTGCAGATGGCGGTGCTCGTGATCGCCACCGTGCCGATCCTGCTCGTCTACCCCTTCCTCCAGAAGTACTTCACCAAGGGCGTGCTCACCGGCGCCATCAAGAGCTGA
- a CDS encoding extracellular solute-binding protein, which translates to MPRMSRRTLLRSMAAGGAAVSVPGLLTACSSESGDGDVSNAGKKLAPWPAYRPAAGPEPDLAPTDSGVQAGYTSYPSDLVTSVSRTPGDGSTVRVMTVSFGTPPKPAAQNRFWAAVEKALGVKIEYTIISQADYQKKMATVMAGDADALPDIINMFSGFTLPREAQFVRRRAQDLTPYLSGDAITDYPNLAGIPTHAWRDMGRIGGRIYGIPLERPLPGSTLWINQDMFADAGMKEGWTAEDFTAVARRGTRGKTYMLGAANGSLFGNAFHSAAHNAPQRWAVTKDGTFLPGAADERYKAAIAFQARLRKNGSYHPDATSISQIDLTTLYYNGTVGSMQDGFGAYLPKYRESQGKMTPAAALPYSVGGEPGGIVAARRSFGYTVLKQAKKECVELLLRILDYLAAPFGSQEWELVHYGVEGVHLTRGKDGSPEPTALGEVENNTNLPLKYLAEGPQVLFVPGMPDAVRALHAWQRKVVPHAIRDASFGLQSATNNAQGATLKTFLDDTVTGIIAGRLPLSEWDAAVKRWRSRGGDRMAEEYAKDYAANT; encoded by the coding sequence ATGCCCCGCATGTCCCGACGCACCCTCCTGCGCTCCATGGCGGCGGGCGGTGCCGCCGTCTCCGTCCCCGGTCTGCTGACCGCCTGCTCCTCGGAATCCGGCGACGGCGACGTCTCCAACGCCGGGAAGAAGCTCGCCCCCTGGCCGGCCTACCGGCCCGCCGCCGGGCCCGAGCCCGACCTGGCGCCCACCGACTCCGGTGTCCAGGCCGGCTACACCTCCTACCCCTCCGACCTGGTCACGTCGGTCTCCCGCACCCCGGGCGACGGCTCCACCGTCCGCGTCATGACCGTCTCCTTCGGCACCCCGCCCAAGCCCGCCGCGCAGAACCGGTTCTGGGCCGCCGTGGAGAAGGCCCTCGGCGTCAAGATCGAGTACACGATCATCTCCCAGGCCGACTACCAGAAGAAGATGGCGACCGTCATGGCCGGCGACGCCGACGCCCTGCCCGACATCATCAACATGTTCTCCGGCTTCACCCTGCCCCGCGAGGCGCAGTTCGTGCGGCGCCGCGCCCAGGACCTCACGCCGTACCTGTCGGGCGACGCGATCACCGACTACCCCAACCTCGCGGGCATCCCCACCCACGCCTGGCGCGACATGGGCCGCATCGGAGGACGCATCTACGGCATCCCGCTGGAACGCCCGCTGCCCGGCTCGACCCTGTGGATCAACCAGGACATGTTCGCCGACGCGGGCATGAAGGAGGGCTGGACGGCCGAGGACTTCACCGCCGTGGCCAGGCGGGGAACCCGCGGGAAGACCTACATGCTCGGCGCCGCCAACGGCTCCCTGTTCGGCAACGCCTTCCACTCCGCCGCCCACAACGCGCCCCAGCGCTGGGCCGTCACCAAGGACGGCACCTTCCTGCCCGGCGCCGCCGACGAACGCTACAAGGCGGCCATCGCCTTCCAGGCCCGACTGCGCAAGAACGGCTCCTACCACCCCGACGCCACGTCCATCTCGCAGATCGACCTCACGACCCTCTACTACAACGGCACCGTCGGCTCCATGCAGGACGGCTTCGGCGCCTACCTGCCCAAGTACCGCGAGTCGCAAGGCAAGATGACCCCGGCGGCGGCCCTGCCCTACAGCGTCGGCGGTGAGCCCGGCGGCATCGTCGCCGCCCGCCGCTCCTTCGGCTACACCGTCCTGAAGCAGGCGAAGAAGGAGTGTGTCGAACTGCTGCTGCGCATCCTCGACTACCTCGCCGCGCCGTTCGGCAGTCAGGAGTGGGAACTCGTCCACTACGGCGTCGAGGGCGTCCACTTGACCCGCGGCAAGGACGGCTCGCCCGAACCCACCGCGCTCGGCGAGGTCGAGAACAACACCAACCTGCCCCTGAAGTACCTCGCCGAAGGCCCCCAGGTGCTGTTCGTCCCCGGCATGCCCGACGCCGTGCGCGCCCTGCACGCCTGGCAGCGGAAGGTCGTCCCGCACGCCATACGCGACGCCTCCTTCGGGCTCCAGTCCGCGACGAACAACGCCCAGGGCGCCACCCTCAAGACGTTCCTGGACGACACCGTCACCGGGATCATCGCCGGGCGCCTGCCCCTGTCCGAGTGGGACGCGGCGGTGAAGAGGTGGCGGAGCAGGGGCGGCGACAGAATGGCCGAGGAGTACGCGAAGGACTACGCGGCCAACACCTGA
- a CDS encoding tripartite tricarboxylate transporter TctB family protein, whose amino-acid sequence MTTQTTDIPPAQGSEKRSWLREHSELGVCALLLALGVLVLTDALTMDVDIAQRGPVGPKTVPVVVGAGLLVIAALLAVDVLRGGRGQAETGEDVDLSEPADWRTVLLLAGVFLGAAVLIEPLGFPIAGALLFWGAAFALGSRRIDRDPLIAAGLSLVTYTVFNNLLGVPLPGGPLMGVL is encoded by the coding sequence GTGACGACGCAGACCACCGACATTCCCCCCGCGCAGGGCAGCGAGAAGCGCTCGTGGCTGCGGGAGCACTCCGAGCTGGGTGTGTGCGCGCTGCTGCTGGCGCTGGGCGTGCTCGTCCTGACCGACGCGCTCACCATGGACGTCGACATCGCCCAGCGCGGCCCGGTCGGCCCGAAGACCGTGCCGGTCGTGGTCGGCGCCGGGCTGCTGGTGATCGCCGCGCTGCTCGCCGTGGACGTGCTGCGCGGCGGCCGGGGCCAGGCCGAGACCGGCGAGGACGTCGACCTGTCGGAACCCGCCGACTGGCGCACGGTGCTGCTGCTCGCCGGGGTGTTCCTCGGCGCGGCCGTGCTGATCGAGCCGCTCGGCTTCCCCATCGCGGGCGCGCTGCTGTTCTGGGGCGCGGCGTTCGCGCTGGGCAGCCGCCGGATCGACCGCGACCCGCTCATCGCGGCCGGGCTCTCCCTGGTCACCTACACCGTCTTCAACAACCTGCTCGGAGTGCCCCTGCCCGGCGGTCCGCTGATGGGAGTGCTGTGA
- a CDS encoding DUF2264 domain-containing protein: MSAPHVSLPDPTPLPNLPHLPPPDPLTSPYTGWTRAHWEAVADRLLDALTPYASPNLAQYRLPGPPSHSGPWSDGLEGFARSFLLAAFRIAGAGGQGAPGLIERYTAGLASGTDPRSPDHWPPITDRSQPMVEAASLAIALHETRPWIWDRLDDRVRQRVADWLGGFVGAVVNDSNWRLFQVITEEFLASVGAPHRRSEIDAGLARLEDWYRGGGWYTDGDGRKFDYYNAWALHLYPVLWARIAGPRADPGLVAGHRARLRSFLHHHQHFFGADGAPVHQGRSLTYRFATTAPLWAGVLADATPLPPGRTRRLASGALQHFAERGVPDAEGLLTLGWYRPFLPVTQRYSGPASPYWASKAFLGLLLPEDHPVWTAPEEPGPVETADVRLGLPAPGWLLHSTAADGIVRLVNHGSDRLPPPPARADDSPHYARFAYSSATAPETPADRAPDNHIALLAPDGTPSPRGRIHPLGVEAGRAASWHRAVLPGSAEGHRIETVSVVRGPWEVRVHRVDAPPGTPVREGGWAVADDTAPPAARTGSGWALARRADGTTSTIAGLHGWQDARAAVAHAAGTNAYGHHSATPYLTLPAHPGGTHLLVTLVVLSADPEVNDGDPHARCSGTRVRVTGAGEVEIRFPDGTRDRVPR, from the coding sequence ATGAGCGCGCCGCACGTGTCGCTCCCCGACCCGACCCCCCTCCCCAACCTGCCGCACCTGCCGCCCCCCGACCCGCTGACCTCGCCGTACACCGGCTGGACCCGCGCCCACTGGGAGGCGGTCGCCGACCGCCTCCTCGACGCCCTGACCCCCTACGCCTCCCCGAACCTGGCCCAGTACCGGCTCCCCGGCCCGCCCAGCCACTCCGGGCCCTGGTCCGACGGGCTGGAGGGCTTCGCCCGCTCCTTCCTGCTGGCCGCGTTCCGCATCGCGGGCGCGGGCGGGCAGGGGGCGCCCGGCCTGATCGAGCGGTACACGGCCGGACTCGCGTCCGGCACCGACCCGCGCAGCCCCGACCACTGGCCGCCCATCACCGACCGCTCCCAGCCCATGGTCGAGGCCGCGTCCCTCGCGATCGCCCTGCACGAGACCCGGCCCTGGATCTGGGACCGGCTCGACGACCGCGTACGGCAGCGGGTCGCCGACTGGCTGGGCGGTTTCGTCGGAGCGGTCGTCAACGACTCCAACTGGCGGCTGTTCCAGGTCATCACCGAGGAGTTCCTCGCCTCCGTCGGCGCCCCGCACCGCCGCTCCGAGATCGACGCGGGCCTGGCACGCCTGGAGGACTGGTACCGGGGCGGCGGCTGGTACACCGACGGCGACGGCCGCAAGTTCGACTACTACAACGCCTGGGCCCTGCACCTGTATCCGGTCCTGTGGGCCCGCATCGCCGGGCCCCGCGCCGACCCTGGGCTGGTCGCGGGACACCGGGCACGCCTGCGGTCCTTCCTCCACCACCACCAGCACTTCTTCGGCGCCGACGGCGCACCGGTCCACCAGGGCCGCTCCCTCACCTACCGGTTCGCCACGACCGCGCCCCTGTGGGCCGGGGTCCTCGCCGACGCCACCCCGCTGCCGCCCGGCCGCACCCGCCGCCTCGCCTCCGGCGCGCTGCAGCACTTCGCCGAGCGCGGCGTGCCGGACGCCGAGGGGCTGCTCACCCTCGGCTGGTACCGGCCCTTCCTCCCGGTCACCCAGCGGTACTCGGGACCGGCCTCCCCGTACTGGGCGAGCAAGGCCTTCCTCGGCCTGCTCCTGCCGGAGGACCATCCGGTGTGGACCGCCCCCGAGGAACCAGGCCCGGTCGAGACCGCCGACGTACGCCTCGGGTTACCGGCCCCGGGCTGGCTGCTGCACTCCACCGCGGCCGACGGGATCGTACGGCTCGTCAACCACGGCAGCGACCGGCTGCCGCCCCCGCCCGCGCGGGCCGACGACAGCCCGCACTACGCGCGGTTCGCCTACTCCAGCGCGACGGCACCCGAGACACCGGCGGACCGGGCCCCCGACAACCACATCGCCCTGCTCGCCCCCGACGGCACCCCCAGCCCGCGCGGCCGCATCCACCCCCTCGGCGTCGAGGCCGGCCGGGCCGCCTCCTGGCACCGGGCCGTGCTCCCGGGCAGCGCCGAAGGCCACCGCATCGAGACCGTCAGCGTCGTGCGCGGCCCGTGGGAGGTGCGGGTGCACCGCGTCGACGCGCCGCCCGGCACGCCCGTCCGCGAGGGCGGCTGGGCCGTCGCCGACGACACCGCGCCCCCGGCCGCCCGGACCGGCTCCGGCTGGGCGCTGGCCCGGCGCGCGGACGGAACGACCAGCACGATCGCCGGCCTGCACGGCTGGCAGGACGCCCGGGCGGCCGTGGCGCACGCGGCCGGCACCAACGCCTACGGCCACCACTCGGCGACCCCGTACCTCACGCTGCCCGCCCACCCGGGCGGCACCCACCTCCTGGTGACCCTCGTCGTGCTGAGCGCCGATCCCGAGGTGAACGACGGTGACCCGCACGCGCGGTGTTCAGGAACGCGCGTACGGGTCACCGGGGCAGGGGAGGTGGAGATCCGCTTCCCGGACGGCACCCGGGACCGGGTGCCGCGTTGA
- a CDS encoding FAD-dependent oxidoreductase → MTEDHAVVHPDGGFSRRSFAAAAGTATVATALAGGPATALPAPTARGDSRGADFDRCLAVARALLVLDSDDRPLVPVYQRVLNKGLPAQRRTRPKDVLVIGAGPAGLVAAWLLKKAGHRVTILEANGNRAGGRVKTFRNGGHENAAQPFADPRQYAEAGAMRIPGSHPLVMELIDQFGLKKRRFHYVDVDAEGRAAGRTWIHVNGIRVRRADYARAPRRVNRSFGVPRTHWDTPAAAILRAALDPVRDEFSYVNGEGKRVDKPLPERLRGWARVVRRFGDWSMFRFLTEHAGLDERTIDLIGTLENLTSRLPLSFIHSFIGSSLISPDTPFYELEGGTAVLPDALLERVREDVRFDRRVTRIEYHHPDRPSADTEHVRNKGPHVWVDTVSEGRDGPVVREQFTADVAVVTVPFSGLRHVQIDPPMSYGKRRAVCELHYDSATKVLLEFSRRWWEFDEADWKRELDAVDPGLYEAYRTGRAATDGSLLGAHPSVPGGHITAGQRTHYAANRAISRDQPEAVDVLGGGSVSDNANRFMFHPSHPVPGSAGGVVLASYSWADDALRWDSLDDEARYPHALCGLQQVYGQRIEVFYTGAGRTQSWLRDPYAYGEASVLLPGQHTELLPAIPVREGPLHFAGDHTSVKPAWIEGAVESAVRAALEIHTA, encoded by the coding sequence ATGACTGAAGATCACGCGGTGGTGCACCCGGACGGCGGTTTCTCACGGAGGAGCTTCGCTGCGGCGGCCGGTACGGCCACGGTGGCCACGGCCCTGGCCGGCGGTCCCGCCACGGCACTGCCCGCCCCGACCGCCCGGGGCGACAGCCGTGGCGCCGACTTCGACCGGTGCCTCGCCGTCGCCCGCGCCCTCCTCGTCCTCGACTCCGACGACCGCCCCCTCGTCCCGGTCTACCAGCGCGTCCTCAACAAGGGACTGCCGGCTCAGCGGCGGACACGCCCCAAGGACGTCCTCGTCATCGGCGCCGGCCCGGCCGGACTGGTGGCTGCCTGGCTGCTGAAGAAGGCAGGTCACCGGGTGACGATCCTGGAGGCAAACGGCAACCGCGCGGGCGGCCGCGTCAAGACCTTCCGCAACGGCGGCCACGAGAACGCCGCGCAGCCCTTCGCCGATCCCCGCCAGTACGCCGAAGCGGGCGCGATGCGCATTCCCGGGAGCCATCCCCTGGTGATGGAGCTGATCGACCAGTTCGGACTGAAGAAGCGGCGCTTCCACTACGTCGACGTCGACGCCGAGGGACGTGCCGCGGGCCGCACCTGGATCCACGTCAACGGCATCCGCGTACGGCGCGCCGACTACGCCCGCGCGCCCCGGCGCGTGAACCGGTCCTTCGGCGTCCCCCGGACCCATTGGGACACCCCCGCCGCCGCCATCCTGCGCGCGGCGCTGGACCCGGTGCGCGACGAGTTCAGCTACGTCAACGGTGAAGGCAAGCGGGTCGACAAGCCGCTCCCGGAGCGGCTGCGGGGCTGGGCCCGCGTGGTGCGCCGGTTCGGCGACTGGTCGATGTTCCGCTTCCTCACCGAGCACGCCGGGCTCGACGAGCGGACCATCGACCTGATCGGCACCCTGGAGAACCTCACCTCGCGCCTCCCGCTGTCCTTCATCCACAGCTTCATCGGCTCCTCCCTCATCAGCCCCGACACGCCGTTCTACGAGCTGGAGGGCGGCACGGCCGTACTGCCGGACGCCCTGCTGGAACGCGTCCGCGAGGACGTGCGGTTCGACCGCCGTGTCACACGCATCGAGTACCACCACCCGGACCGCCCTTCGGCGGACACCGAGCACGTGCGGAACAAGGGCCCGCACGTGTGGGTGGACACCGTGTCCGAGGGCCGCGACGGTCCCGTCGTCCGCGAGCAGTTCACCGCGGACGTCGCCGTCGTCACGGTGCCGTTCTCCGGACTGCGCCACGTGCAGATCGACCCGCCCATGTCGTACGGCAAGCGCCGCGCGGTCTGCGAACTGCACTACGACAGCGCGACCAAGGTGCTGCTGGAGTTCAGCCGCCGCTGGTGGGAGTTCGACGAGGCCGACTGGAAGCGCGAGCTCGACGCCGTCGACCCGGGCCTGTACGAGGCTTACCGCACCGGCCGCGCCGCCACGGACGGGAGCCTGCTCGGCGCTCACCCCTCCGTGCCCGGCGGGCACATCACAGCGGGTCAGCGCACCCACTACGCCGCCAACCGCGCGATCAGCCGGGATCAGCCGGAGGCGGTCGACGTCCTGGGCGGCGGCTCGGTGTCGGACAACGCCAACCGCTTCATGTTCCACCCCTCCCATCCGGTCCCGGGCAGCGCGGGGGGTGTGGTTCTGGCCTCCTACAGCTGGGCCGACGACGCGCTGCGCTGGGACTCCCTGGACGACGAAGCACGCTACCCGCACGCCCTGTGCGGCCTCCAGCAGGTCTACGGGCAGCGCATCGAGGTCTTCTACACCGGCGCGGGCCGCACGCAGAGCTGGCTGCGCGACCCCTACGCCTACGGGGAGGCGTCCGTGCTCCTGCCCGGACAGCACACGGAACTGCTGCCGGCCATCCCCGTGCGCGAGGGACCGTTGCACTTCGCCGGTGACCACACGTCCGTCAAGCCGGCGTGGATCGAGGGGGCCGTGGAATCCGCCGTGCGGGCCGCTCTGGAGATCCACACGGCGTAG
- a CDS encoding LacI family DNA-binding transcriptional regulator codes for MVPKGRVTIREVAERAGVSTATASRALSGNHPVPPATRARVLRAARDLDYVANAHARALVGGGRKMAAVVVRQVTSPFYAQVAEGVEAEAADRGWLCVVGATGGDAQREMEFVQLMREEGARLVILVGGVVEDDAYRERVAHYAHALDSSGARLVLCGRPAPDPGIPALVVEFDNEAGARAATGHLLSAGHRRIVFLGGLPGNTALDARVAGYRAALAEHGLPPEAAHVVDCGLGRAAGHRAMTELLKHTGEFTAVFAGDDMVAAGALRAIADAGLSVPGDVSVVGYNDIPLAEDFNPPLTTVRTPAEELGRAAVRIALRDPEHAAGAHHLLGTHIVVRDSVGPPPPGRAL; via the coding sequence ATGGTGCCCAAGGGACGGGTCACGATCCGCGAGGTCGCCGAGCGGGCGGGCGTGTCCACGGCCACGGCCTCCCGCGCGCTCAGCGGCAACCACCCGGTGCCTCCGGCGACCCGGGCCCGGGTGCTGCGGGCGGCCCGCGACCTGGACTACGTGGCCAACGCGCACGCCCGCGCCCTGGTCGGCGGCGGCCGCAAGATGGCCGCCGTCGTGGTCCGCCAGGTCACCAGCCCCTTCTACGCACAGGTCGCCGAGGGCGTGGAGGCCGAGGCCGCCGACCGCGGCTGGCTCTGCGTGGTCGGCGCCACCGGCGGCGACGCCCAGCGCGAGATGGAGTTCGTGCAGCTCATGCGGGAGGAGGGCGCCCGGCTGGTGATCCTCGTCGGCGGGGTCGTCGAGGACGACGCCTACCGCGAGCGCGTCGCCCACTACGCCCACGCCCTGGACTCCTCCGGCGCCCGGCTCGTGCTCTGCGGCAGGCCCGCGCCCGACCCCGGCATCCCCGCGCTGGTCGTGGAGTTCGACAACGAGGCAGGCGCCCGCGCCGCCACCGGCCATCTGCTCTCCGCGGGGCACCGCCGGATCGTCTTCCTCGGCGGGCTGCCCGGCAACACCGCCCTCGACGCCCGCGTGGCCGGCTACCGGGCCGCCCTCGCCGAGCACGGCCTGCCGCCCGAGGCCGCGCACGTCGTCGACTGCGGACTCGGCCGCGCGGCCGGTCATCGGGCGATGACCGAACTCCTGAAACACACAGGGGAGTTCACGGCTGTCTTCGCCGGGGACGACATGGTCGCCGCCGGTGCCCTGCGCGCCATCGCCGACGCCGGGCTGAGCGTGCCCGGGGACGTCTCCGTCGTCGGCTACAACGACATCCCGCTCGCCGAGGACTTCAACCCACCCCTCACCACCGTCCGCACCCCCGCCGAGGAACTCGGCCGCGCCGCCGTGCGCATCGCGCTGCGCGACCCCGAGCACGCCGCCGGGGCCCACCACCTGCTCGGCACCCACATCGTCGTCCGCGACAGCGTCGGCCCGCCCCCGCCCGGGCGCGCCCTGTGA
- a CDS encoding tripartite tricarboxylate transporter permease, with translation MDAFNSLLDGFGTALTPINLLWAVIGVLLGTAIGVLPGIGPAMAVALLLPVTYGLDPTGAFIMFAGIYYGAMFGGSTTSILLNTPGESAAVVAAMEGNPMAKSGRGAQALAAAAIGHFAGGLVGTILLVALAPTVAELAVDIGAPDYFAIMVLAFIAVTSVLGSSRVRGMASLLIGLTLGLVGLDQMTGQQRLTFGSLQLADGIDVVIVAVGLFAIGEALWVAAHLRRRPPEPIPVGRPWLGRGDVNRTWKSWLRGPFIGFPFGAIPAGGAEIPTFLSYVTEKRLSKHKDEWGKGAIEGVAGPESAASASAAGTLVSMLTLGLPTTAVAAVMLAAFQQYGIQPGPLLFEREPDLVWGLIASLFVGMVLLLALNLPLAPVWAKLLRIPRPYLYAGILFFAAIGAYAVGGEVIDLVILLIIGLIGFGMRRYGLPVLPAVIGVILGPNAEQQLRRALQISDGSVTGLVNTPFAVTVYAVIVVLLAWPLLKKAVTRSRAAA, from the coding sequence ATGGATGCCTTCAACTCCCTTCTGGACGGCTTCGGCACGGCCCTCACACCGATCAACCTCCTGTGGGCCGTCATCGGCGTGCTGCTCGGCACGGCGATCGGCGTGCTGCCCGGCATCGGCCCGGCGATGGCCGTGGCGCTGCTGCTGCCGGTGACGTACGGGCTCGATCCGACCGGCGCGTTCATCATGTTCGCCGGCATCTACTACGGCGCGATGTTCGGCGGATCCACCACCTCCATCCTGCTCAACACGCCCGGCGAGAGCGCGGCGGTGGTGGCGGCCATGGAGGGCAACCCCATGGCCAAGTCCGGGCGCGGCGCCCAGGCTTTGGCGGCCGCGGCGATCGGTCACTTCGCGGGCGGCCTGGTCGGCACGATCCTGCTGGTCGCGCTCGCGCCGACGGTCGCCGAGCTGGCCGTGGACATCGGCGCGCCGGACTACTTCGCCATCATGGTGCTGGCGTTCATCGCGGTGACGTCGGTGCTGGGTTCGTCCCGGGTCCGGGGCATGGCCTCCCTGCTGATCGGTCTCACGCTGGGGCTGGTGGGCCTGGACCAGATGACCGGCCAGCAGCGCCTCACCTTCGGCTCGCTGCAACTGGCCGACGGCATCGACGTCGTCATCGTCGCGGTCGGCCTCTTCGCGATCGGCGAGGCGCTGTGGGTCGCGGCGCACCTGCGGCGCAGGCCGCCCGAGCCGATCCCGGTGGGCCGGCCGTGGCTGGGGCGCGGGGATGTGAACCGCACCTGGAAGTCGTGGCTGCGCGGCCCGTTCATCGGCTTCCCGTTCGGCGCGATCCCGGCGGGCGGCGCGGAGATCCCGACCTTCCTGTCGTACGTGACGGAGAAGCGCCTGTCGAAGCACAAGGACGAGTGGGGCAAGGGCGCCATTGAGGGCGTGGCGGGGCCGGAGTCGGCGGCGTCGGCCTCGGCGGCGGGCACGCTGGTGTCGATGCTGACCCTGGGCCTGCCCACCACGGCGGTCGCGGCCGTGATGCTGGCCGCGTTCCAGCAGTACGGCATCCAGCCCGGCCCGCTCCTCTTCGAGCGCGAACCGGACCTCGTGTGGGGCCTGATCGCCTCCCTGTTCGTCGGCATGGTGCTGCTGCTGGCGCTCAACCTGCCGCTGGCGCCGGTCTGGGCGAAGCTGCTGCGCATCCCGCGGCCGTACCTGTACGCGGGGATCCTGTTCTTCGCGGCGATCGGCGCGTACGCGGTCGGCGGTGAGGTGATCGACCTGGTGATCCTGCTGATCATCGGCCTGATCGGCTTCGGCATGCGCCGCTACGGGCTGCCGGTGCTGCCCGCCGTCATCGGCGTGATCCTCGGCCCGAACGCCGAGCAGCAGCTGCGGCGCGCGCTCCAGATCAGCGACGGCAGTGTCACCGGGCTGGTCAACACGCCGTTCGCGGTCACGGTGTACGCGGTGATCGTGGTGCTGCTGGCCTGGCCGCTGCTGAAGAAGGCGGTGACGCGGAGCCGCGCCGCGGCCTGA
- a CDS encoding tripartite tricarboxylate transporter substrate binding protein produces the protein MRLRTPLALLGAAVLVLVGPPLVTTGSGTETGTQIPGLRFMVPNTPGGGYDITARTAAKNAEDAGLTHNIEVFNLPGAGGTVGLSRLVSEHGNGKLAMSMGLGVVGAVRSNDAPKTLGDTTPIARLTEEQDVVVVAKDSPYKTIDDLIGAWKENPGKLPVGGGSSPGGPDHLAPMLMARAAGIPPKQVNYIPFDGGGELLASILGNKVAFGVSGVGEYLDQIKAGELRLLAVTGPERVEGLDAPTLKEAGYDVNFTNWRGIVAPPGLTDGERDKLVRLIEELHDSDEWRKSLEQNGWDDAFLTGEEFGAFLDAEDKRVVSVLKELGL, from the coding sequence GTGCGCCTGCGCACTCCCCTCGCCCTGCTCGGGGCCGCCGTGCTCGTGCTCGTCGGTCCGCCGCTGGTGACCACCGGCAGCGGCACCGAGACCGGCACACAGATCCCGGGCCTGCGTTTCATGGTCCCCAACACGCCCGGCGGAGGCTACGACATCACGGCCCGGACGGCCGCGAAGAACGCCGAGGACGCCGGACTGACCCACAACATCGAGGTGTTCAACCTGCCCGGCGCCGGCGGCACGGTGGGCCTGAGCCGGCTGGTGAGCGAGCACGGCAACGGCAAGCTCGCCATGTCCATGGGCCTCGGGGTCGTGGGCGCCGTCCGCTCCAACGACGCGCCGAAGACGCTCGGCGACACCACGCCGATCGCCCGGCTCACCGAGGAGCAGGACGTGGTGGTGGTCGCGAAGGACTCCCCGTACAAGACGATCGACGACCTGATCGGCGCCTGGAAGGAGAACCCGGGCAAGCTGCCGGTGGGCGGCGGCTCCTCCCCCGGTGGGCCCGACCACCTCGCGCCGATGCTGATGGCCCGGGCGGCCGGGATCCCCCCGAAGCAGGTCAACTACATCCCCTTCGACGGCGGCGGCGAGCTGCTCGCCTCCATCCTCGGCAACAAGGTCGCCTTCGGCGTCTCCGGCGTCGGCGAGTACCTCGACCAGATCAAGGCGGGCGAGCTGCGTCTGCTCGCGGTCACCGGCCCGGAGCGCGTCGAGGGGCTGGACGCTCCCACGCTGAAGGAGGCCGGCTACGACGTGAACTTCACCAACTGGCGCGGCATCGTCGCCCCGCCCGGCCTGACCGACGGCGAGCGGGACAAGCTCGTGCGGCTGATCGAGGAGCTGCACGACTCGGACGAGTGGCGCAAGTCCCTGGAGCAGAACGGCTGGGACGACGCCTTCCTCACGGGTGAGGAGTTCGGCGCGTTCCTCGACGCCGAGGACAAGCGCGTGGTTTCGGTGCTGAAGGAGCTGGGACTGTGA